In Dyella terrae, one DNA window encodes the following:
- a CDS encoding DUF1345 domain-containing protein, whose product MGDSTAKPASRAHFRYLRARPRLMISIAIMVAALGTMIALHMRPILALLLAFDMAALVYLILLATLFNEATPDDMRSQARTQDTGRWGFLWAAILVTGVVMVSLGVELHDDRNGGTLAIALAAISIVLAWLFMNTMFALHYAHGYYGDYGKQHEGLDFPKTPEPDYWDFAYFAIVIGMTFQVSDVQITSRYLRRVALLHSVIAFFFNVFIIALSVNVVAGKA is encoded by the coding sequence ATGGGGGATTCCACTGCCAAGCCGGCGTCGCGCGCGCATTTCCGCTACTTGCGCGCACGGCCGCGCCTGATGATATCGATCGCCATCATGGTGGCCGCGCTGGGCACGATGATCGCGCTGCACATGCGCCCGATACTCGCCTTGTTGCTGGCGTTTGATATGGCCGCGCTGGTTTACCTGATATTGCTGGCGACCTTGTTCAACGAAGCCACGCCGGACGACATGCGTTCGCAGGCGCGCACGCAGGACACGGGGCGCTGGGGCTTTCTCTGGGCCGCCATCCTGGTGACGGGCGTGGTGATGGTGTCGCTGGGCGTGGAGTTGCACGATGATCGCAACGGAGGGACGCTGGCAATCGCACTTGCCGCCATAAGCATCGTGCTCGCGTGGCTGTTCATGAACACCATGTTTGCGTTGCACTACGCGCATGGTTATTACGGCGACTATGGCAAGCAGCACGAGGGCCTGGACTTTCCCAAGACCCCCGAGCCGGATTACTGGGATTTCGCTTACTTTGCCATCGTCATCGGGATGACGTTCCAGGTATCCGACGTGCAGATCACCAGTCGCTATCTACGTCGTGTGGCACTGCTGCACAGCGTGATCGCGTTCTTCTTCAACGTGTTCATCATTGCGTTGAGCGTGAACGTGGTGGCGGGTAAAGCGTGA
- a CDS encoding YajQ family cyclic di-GMP-binding protein, whose translation MPSFDVVSEVDKHELTNAVDQANRELGTRFDFKGTDAKFELEKDVITQTAPSEFQLQQMLDILRARLISRKIDARALDIADPETNLGGSRQKITVKQGIEQPIAKKLVASLKEAKLKVEAQINGDKLRVTGKKRDDLQSAMAVLRKADVELPLQFDNFRD comes from the coding sequence ATGCCCTCCTTTGACGTCGTTTCCGAAGTCGACAAGCACGAACTCACCAATGCCGTGGACCAGGCCAACCGTGAACTGGGCACCCGCTTCGACTTCAAGGGCACGGACGCGAAGTTCGAGCTGGAGAAGGATGTCATCACCCAGACCGCCCCGAGCGAGTTCCAGCTCCAGCAGATGCTCGACATCCTGCGCGCCCGCCTGATTTCACGAAAGATCGACGCCCGCGCCCTGGACATCGCCGACCCGGAAACCAATCTCGGCGGCTCACGCCAGAAGATCACCGTCAAGCAGGGCATCGAACAGCCCATCGCCAAGAAGCTGGTCGCCTCGCTCAAGGAAGCCAAGCTCAAGGTCGAAGCCCAGATCAACGGCGACAAGCTGCGCGTCACGGGCAAGAAGCGCGATGACTTGCAGTCGGCGATGGCCGTCCTGCGCAAGGCCGACGTCGAGCTTCCGCTGCAGTTCGACAACTTCCGCGACTGA
- a CDS encoding NAD(P)/FAD-dependent oxidoreductase has product MKVDVLIIGAGAAGLMCAIAAGQRGREVLVVDHANKVGKKILMSGGGRCNFTNTGATPANYLSANPHFCKSALARYTPADFIELVEKHRIAYHEKELGQLFCDESSKLIVRMLLDECAQAGVRIETSCGVEKVRKVDGGFTVMTSRGEVHAQSLVVATGGLSIPSMGATGLGYELARQFGHQILPTRAGLVPLTLSGKHQERYADLAGVALPIVQSRVGKRQFRAGMLFTHRGISGPSVLQISSYWQPGDDLRFDLLPDQDAGEWLLAQRQARPAMELKNVLSDVLPKRLAQRLCELWFESRPMRQYRDAELSQIGAQLHDWPMVASGTEGYRTAEVTLGGINTDGLSSSTMQSRYVDGLYFIGEVVDVTGWLGGYNFQWAWASGQAAGQVV; this is encoded by the coding sequence GTGAAAGTGGATGTCCTGATCATTGGTGCCGGCGCCGCCGGGCTCATGTGTGCGATCGCGGCCGGGCAGCGCGGTCGCGAGGTGCTCGTGGTCGACCACGCCAACAAGGTCGGCAAGAAGATCCTGATGTCTGGCGGCGGTCGCTGCAATTTCACCAACACCGGCGCGACGCCGGCCAATTACCTTTCCGCCAATCCACATTTCTGCAAATCCGCCCTGGCGCGCTACACGCCGGCCGATTTCATCGAACTGGTGGAAAAGCATCGCATCGCCTACCACGAGAAAGAACTGGGGCAATTGTTCTGTGACGAATCGTCCAAGCTGATCGTGCGCATGCTGCTCGACGAATGCGCGCAGGCCGGCGTGCGCATCGAAACCAGTTGCGGCGTTGAAAAAGTTCGCAAGGTCGACGGCGGTTTCACGGTGATGACGTCCCGTGGCGAAGTGCATGCCCAGTCGCTGGTCGTGGCCACCGGAGGCCTGTCCATTCCGTCCATGGGGGCTACCGGATTGGGCTATGAGCTGGCGCGACAGTTCGGTCACCAGATCTTGCCCACGCGTGCCGGCCTCGTGCCGCTGACGCTGAGCGGCAAGCACCAGGAGCGCTATGCCGATCTGGCTGGCGTAGCTTTGCCGATCGTGCAATCCAGGGTGGGCAAGCGCCAGTTCCGCGCAGGGATGCTGTTTACGCATCGCGGTATCAGCGGGCCATCGGTGCTGCAAATCTCCTCGTACTGGCAGCCGGGTGACGATCTTCGGTTCGATCTGCTGCCCGACCAGGATGCCGGCGAATGGCTGCTGGCGCAGCGCCAGGCGCGTCCTGCGATGGAACTGAAGAACGTGCTTTCGGACGTTTTGCCGAAGCGGCTGGCGCAGCGATTGTGCGAGCTTTGGTTCGAGAGTCGCCCGATGCGCCAGTACCGCGATGCCGAACTCAGCCAGATCGGTGCGCAACTGCATGACTGGCCCATGGTGGCCAGCGGCACCGAGGGGTACCGCACGGCCGAAGTCACGCTGGGGGGCATCAACACCGATGGCTTGTCGTCCAGCACGATGCAGTCCAGGTATGTGGACGGCCTCTACTTCATCGGGGAGGTCGTGGATGTCACCGGCTGGCTGGGTGGGTACAACTTCCAATGGGCCTGGGCGTCGGGGCAGGCGGCGGGGCAGGTAGTCTGA
- a CDS encoding NAD(P)-dependent oxidoreductase: MKVGFIGLGAMGSAMASNLISAGHAVTVWNRSPEAAEPLVSLGAKFARTADRAAQGDAVLSMLANDQAVRDVMLDGGLLDAMDPGTVHVNHATISVALAKELAQAHADRGLAYVAAPVFGRPDVAAAGKLNMLVAGNPGVISRIRPLLDAMAAAIWPMGEEPTHANVVKIAGNFMLGAAIESMAEAGALVEAHGVSPADFLGMLTQTLFAAPAYKVYAPLIAGQRFKPAGFALPLGYKDISLALAAGDAARVPLPFASVLRDSLLETLAQGDPEVDWSAMSQTARRRANLTAT, translated from the coding sequence ATGAAAGTCGGTTTCATTGGCCTTGGCGCCATGGGCAGTGCCATGGCCAGCAATCTCATCAGCGCGGGACACGCGGTAACGGTATGGAACCGCTCGCCTGAGGCGGCGGAGCCCCTGGTCTCGCTCGGAGCCAAATTCGCACGGACGGCCGATCGCGCGGCGCAAGGCGATGCGGTGCTGAGCATGCTTGCCAATGACCAGGCGGTGCGTGATGTCATGCTCGATGGCGGGCTGCTCGATGCCATGGATCCGGGCACGGTGCACGTCAACCACGCCACGATTTCCGTCGCCCTGGCCAAAGAGCTGGCGCAGGCGCATGCGGACCGAGGCCTGGCCTACGTAGCGGCACCCGTATTCGGCCGCCCGGACGTCGCCGCTGCGGGAAAACTCAACATGCTCGTGGCGGGCAATCCGGGCGTCATTTCACGTATTCGCCCCTTGCTTGACGCCATGGCGGCGGCCATCTGGCCCATGGGCGAGGAGCCGACGCATGCCAATGTCGTCAAGATTGCCGGCAATTTCATGCTGGGTGCAGCGATCGAAAGCATGGCGGAGGCCGGTGCCCTGGTCGAAGCGCATGGCGTGTCCCCGGCGGATTTCCTCGGCATGCTGACGCAGACCTTGTTCGCCGCGCCTGCCTACAAGGTTTACGCGCCCCTGATCGCCGGGCAGCGCTTCAAGCCGGCGGGTTTCGCGCTGCCGCTGGGGTACAAGGACATCAGTCTGGCCCTTGCCGCGGGCGACGCCGCCCGCGTGCCGCTGCCCTTCGCCAGCGTGCTGCGCGACAGCCTGCTCGAAACGCTGGCGCAGGGTGACCCGGAGGTCGATTGGTCGGCGATGTCGCAGACCGCTCGTCGGCGGGCCAACCTCACCGCGACGTAG
- a CDS encoding YaiI/YqxD family protein has product MTGTAQIWVDADACPAAIKEILFRAAEREQVQVTLVANQFLRTPPSRFVRAIQVAGGFDVADNEIVQRVSTGDLVVTQDIPLASQVIAKGALAVHPRGELYTPDTIAQRLSMRNFMDELRGSGVDTGGPSAFHPRDKQAFANTLDGWLNRRRQAR; this is encoded by the coding sequence GTGACCGGCACGGCGCAAATCTGGGTCGATGCGGACGCCTGTCCGGCGGCGATCAAGGAGATCCTGTTTCGCGCCGCCGAGCGAGAGCAAGTTCAGGTCACCCTGGTCGCCAATCAGTTCCTGCGCACGCCGCCATCGCGCTTCGTACGCGCGATCCAGGTAGCTGGTGGCTTCGACGTGGCCGACAATGAAATCGTCCAGCGTGTTTCAACGGGCGATCTGGTGGTGACCCAGGACATTCCCCTGGCGTCCCAGGTGATCGCCAAAGGCGCCCTGGCCGTGCATCCGCGTGGCGAGCTGTACACGCCGGACACCATTGCCCAGCGCTTGAGCATGCGCAATTTCATGGACGAGTTGCGCGGTTCCGGCGTCGATACCGGCGGCCCTTCCGCGTTCCATCCCCGCGACAAACAGGCCTTCGCCAATACCCTGGACGGCTGGCTCAACCGTCGGCGCCAGGCCCGCTGA
- a CDS encoding PhzF family phenazine biosynthesis protein, giving the protein MPVLRYLHLDVFAATYGGGNHLGVVTDARGWTDEQMQRFARWTNLVETTFLLPPTDPSASYRVRIFTPHKEIPFAGHPSIGSAHAVLECGIAAPRDGVLWQECGAGVLPIRVEGQGSQRQLLLKSPHAVVEKTGTDAHPLLSPALAGIRLGELPPAYVAGGRHWWLAECADEASLRAWRPDVAAIKALADATDSLGLCAFARSGDPAYQLVVRAFPAGVGIVEDPASGAANGLIAAYIAHAQPNGPLARGYTVSQGREIGHDAALLVQMDGKSGWIGGRTHTIVDGTLHWEHKA; this is encoded by the coding sequence ATGCCCGTGCTTCGATACCTTCATCTGGACGTCTTTGCCGCCACGTACGGCGGCGGTAACCACCTTGGCGTTGTCACCGACGCCCGCGGCTGGACTGACGAGCAGATGCAGCGCTTTGCCCGCTGGACCAACCTGGTCGAAACCACCTTCCTGCTGCCACCAACCGATCCGTCGGCCAGCTACCGCGTACGCATCTTCACGCCGCACAAGGAGATACCGTTCGCCGGCCACCCGAGCATCGGTAGCGCCCACGCGGTACTGGAATGCGGTATCGCGGCACCTCGCGACGGCGTCCTCTGGCAGGAATGCGGGGCCGGCGTGCTGCCCATCCGCGTCGAAGGCCAGGGCTCGCAGCGTCAGCTGTTGCTGAAGTCACCGCACGCCGTCGTCGAAAAGACCGGCACCGATGCGCACCCCCTCCTTTCCCCGGCGCTCGCGGGCATTCGGCTTGGGGAGCTGCCTCCCGCTTACGTCGCCGGCGGACGCCACTGGTGGCTCGCCGAATGCGCCGATGAAGCCAGCCTGCGTGCCTGGCGCCCCGATGTCGCAGCCATCAAGGCGCTGGCCGATGCTACCGACAGCCTGGGGCTTTGCGCCTTCGCGCGAAGCGGTGATCCGGCCTACCAGCTCGTGGTGCGCGCATTCCCGGCCGGCGTCGGCATCGTCGAAGATCCAGCGTCAGGCGCCGCCAACGGCCTGATCGCCGCCTACATCGCGCATGCCCAACCCAACGGCCCGCTGGCCCGCGGCTACACCGTCAGCCAGGGACGCGAAATCGGCCACGATGCGGCGTTGCTCGTTCAGATGGACGGCAAGTCGGGCTGGATCGGCGGCCGCACGCACACCATCGTGGATGGCACCCTCCATTGGGAACACAAGGCGTGA
- a CDS encoding rhomboid family intramembrane serine protease, with protein sequence MVITLVIIGITVGVSLMAFNNSRLLNDLILWPPAIERSKQYYRLVTYGFIHADFGHLFANMFTLFFFGMQMEKLYTRALGTFGFPLFYLAAIIVSILPTYLKNRHNANYRSLGASGAVSAVLFAFILLSPWSRIFVVFIPMPAIIYAVLYVMYSIYMERQANDNINHSAHLWGAAFGILFTIFIAPGVLPHFLEQIGRPRF encoded by the coding sequence ATGGTTATTACCCTGGTCATCATCGGCATCACCGTCGGCGTCTCGCTGATGGCCTTCAACAACAGCCGCCTGCTTAACGATCTCATCCTCTGGCCGCCGGCCATCGAGCGCAGCAAGCAGTACTACCGGCTGGTGACCTATGGCTTTATCCATGCCGATTTCGGGCACCTGTTCGCGAACATGTTCACCTTGTTCTTCTTTGGCATGCAGATGGAGAAGCTTTACACGCGGGCACTGGGAACGTTTGGCTTTCCGCTGTTCTATCTGGCAGCGATCATTGTCTCGATCCTTCCGACCTATCTGAAGAACCGGCACAACGCGAACTACCGCAGCCTTGGCGCGTCAGGGGCGGTTTCGGCCGTGCTGTTCGCCTTCATCCTGCTGTCGCCCTGGTCGCGCATCTTCGTCGTGTTCATACCGATGCCGGCCATCATCTATGCCGTGCTCTACGTGATGTATTCGATCTACATGGAGCGCCAGGCCAACGACAACATCAACCACAGTGCGCATCTGTGGGGTGCGGCCTTCGGCATCCTGTTCACGATTTTCATTGCTCCGGGCGTGCTGCCGCATTTCCTGGAACAGATCGGTCGGCCGCGGTTCTGA
- a CDS encoding histone H1-like repetitive region-containing protein, with protein sequence MAARKAAARTSARKTAVKKAVRKSAARKVAVKKAARKVAVKKAVRKSAVKKAVARRVTPRKTAKKALAKKAAVRKTAARKAVVRKAAVKKAVKKAAVRKAVRKAVAKKAVAKKATAKKAVAKRVAVRKTVARKAPARRRRLTTEESVAQLQALVEAKHERERQTPPWPGADTPGSGPDVHGDPSSSPGLPADNTTGHRQMYEFNVTSRNGKD encoded by the coding sequence GTGGCGGCGCGCAAGGCGGCTGCCCGCACCAGTGCCAGGAAGACGGCGGTCAAGAAGGCCGTGCGCAAGTCGGCGGCGCGAAAAGTGGCCGTGAAAAAGGCAGCCCGGAAAGTGGCCGTGAAAAAGGCGGTGCGCAAGAGCGCCGTGAAGAAGGCGGTTGCCAGGCGCGTGACGCCACGCAAGACGGCGAAAAAAGCGCTGGCAAAGAAGGCTGCGGTGAGGAAGACGGCTGCCAGGAAAGCCGTGGTCAGGAAAGCTGCCGTCAAGAAGGCCGTCAAGAAGGCGGCCGTCAGGAAAGCGGTCAGGAAGGCGGTCGCGAAGAAGGCCGTCGCCAAAAAGGCAACCGCCAAGAAGGCCGTCGCCAAACGGGTAGCCGTTCGCAAGACCGTCGCGCGCAAGGCACCTGCCCGGCGCCGGCGCCTCACCACCGAAGAGTCGGTCGCCCAGTTGCAGGCCCTCGTGGAGGCCAAACACGAACGTGAACGGCAGACACCGCCCTGGCCCGGTGCGGACACGCCAGGCAGCGGACCGGACGTTCACGGCGATCCGTCGAGCTCTCCGGGCTTGCCCGCCGACAATACGACCGGTCACCGGCAGATGTACGAGTTCAACGTCACTTCGCGCAACGGCAAAGACTGA
- a CDS encoding aminopeptidase, producing MDAPAPGLIRPLRLVVVMAAGLLLGACRTVGYYAHVAHGQASLVTSQREVAKVVADPKTDPHVVARLELSQRARRFASDALGLPDNRSYTSYVELHRSFVVWNVFAAPRFSVDPISYCFLVAGCVAYRGYFDESKARAEAKRLEAQGDDVSVGGVSAYSTLGWFSDPILSSMLRWDDDELAGTIFHELAHQLIYVKGDSAFNESFASFVQEEGLRQWRASRGLPMVEPDAQAMSDGFTRLVLDLRDRLRKAYSAGGDAEHLQASKDREIEQFRERYRDWQSGQWPNDHRYDGWVKAPINNARLVPFGLYDGWKPAFARLFEQSGKQWHAFYDRVRHLASLPVDQRLTELKALMP from the coding sequence ATGGATGCACCTGCGCCGGGCTTGATAAGACCACTGAGGCTCGTCGTCGTCATGGCGGCGGGCCTCTTGCTTGGCGCCTGTCGGACAGTGGGCTACTACGCTCACGTGGCGCACGGTCAGGCCAGCCTGGTAACGAGTCAGCGCGAGGTGGCAAAAGTTGTTGCCGACCCGAAGACGGATCCCCATGTCGTCGCGCGGCTCGAACTTTCGCAGCGGGCGCGTCGATTTGCGAGCGACGCCCTGGGGCTTCCCGATAACCGCAGCTACACAAGCTACGTCGAGCTGCATCGTTCGTTCGTAGTCTGGAACGTGTTTGCCGCGCCGCGCTTTTCCGTCGATCCCATTTCCTACTGTTTTCTCGTCGCCGGTTGCGTGGCGTATCGCGGCTACTTCGACGAGTCAAAAGCGCGCGCCGAGGCCAAGCGGCTGGAGGCGCAGGGCGACGATGTGTCCGTTGGCGGCGTGTCGGCCTATTCGACGCTTGGCTGGTTCTCTGATCCCATTCTCAGCAGCATGCTGCGCTGGGACGATGACGAGCTGGCCGGCACCATTTTTCATGAGCTGGCGCATCAGCTCATCTACGTGAAAGGCGACAGCGCCTTCAACGAATCCTTCGCAAGCTTCGTGCAGGAGGAGGGCTTGCGGCAATGGCGTGCATCGCGTGGGTTGCCGATGGTCGAGCCGGACGCCCAGGCAATGAGTGACGGATTTACCCGGCTCGTACTGGACCTGCGTGATCGCCTGCGCAAAGCCTATTCGGCTGGTGGCGATGCGGAACATTTGCAGGCGTCAAAGGATCGCGAGATCGAACAGTTTCGCGAGCGCTATCGCGACTGGCAGTCCGGGCAGTGGCCAAATGATCATCGCTACGACGGATGGGTGAAGGCACCGATCAACAATGCGCGTCTGGTGCCCTTTGGCCTTTACGACGGATGGAAACCCGCTTTTGCAAGGTTGTTTGAGCAATCGGGCAAGCAGTGGCATGCCTTCTACGATCGCGTGCGACATCTGGCGTCATTGCCCGTGGACCAGCGCCTGACAGAACTCAAGGCACTGATGCCATAA
- a CDS encoding dicarboxylate/amino acid:cation symporter: protein MQIIQRWLGIRFWKRVLAGFVLGAAAGWLCGPAGVPFFQPLGDVYVSLIKMIAVPLVFFAVINSVSSLHGVQRMAALGGRTFLWFAVTATLAVGVGLAVALVARPGEGVGELAMAAGYHVRELPSPVKVLLDVVPTNPFKALSEGKILQVIFFAALLGLALVKLGEKSSRLRALTGEANDAMIQVTRFVLEVTPIGTFGLIAALVGGYGFEKLVPLGKFVIALNLACAIQIVVVYGGLLMAHGLSPRRFFRGVFPAMQVAFTSSSSFASMPVALRSVTQNLGVAPEYASFAVPLGASIKMDGCGAIYPAISAIFVAQYFGVPLEPSQYFVILLASVLGSFGTAGVPGTATVMVTLVLSSAGLPVEGVGYLVAIDRVLDMMRTMTNVTGQMLVPVIVAREEGLLDLSVYRGGEPAETSAVRERVPG, encoded by the coding sequence TTGCAGATCATCCAACGTTGGCTGGGCATTCGATTCTGGAAGCGCGTTTTGGCGGGCTTCGTGCTGGGTGCCGCGGCCGGTTGGTTGTGTGGTCCTGCCGGTGTTCCGTTCTTTCAGCCGCTGGGTGATGTCTACGTTTCGCTGATCAAGATGATCGCGGTGCCGCTGGTGTTTTTTGCGGTCATCAACAGCGTGTCGAGTCTGCATGGCGTGCAGCGCATGGCGGCGCTTGGCGGCCGGACATTTCTCTGGTTCGCTGTCACGGCGACGCTGGCCGTCGGTGTGGGCCTCGCGGTGGCGCTGGTGGCGCGACCGGGTGAGGGCGTCGGTGAGCTGGCGATGGCCGCTGGATATCACGTGCGCGAACTGCCTTCGCCGGTCAAGGTGCTGCTCGACGTGGTGCCGACCAATCCGTTCAAGGCGCTTAGCGAAGGCAAGATCCTCCAGGTGATTTTCTTTGCGGCTCTGCTGGGCCTCGCGCTGGTGAAGCTCGGTGAAAAGTCATCGCGCCTGCGCGCTCTGACCGGCGAAGCGAATGACGCGATGATCCAGGTGACGCGCTTCGTGCTGGAAGTGACGCCGATCGGTACCTTTGGGCTCATCGCTGCCCTGGTGGGCGGCTATGGCTTTGAGAAGTTGGTGCCGCTGGGGAAATTCGTCATTGCTTTGAATCTGGCTTGCGCGATCCAGATCGTGGTGGTTTACGGCGGTCTGCTGATGGCGCATGGCTTGAGTCCGCGCCGCTTCTTCCGCGGGGTATTCCCCGCCATGCAGGTGGCTTTCACGTCGTCGTCGAGCTTTGCATCCATGCCTGTGGCGCTGCGTAGCGTCACGCAGAACCTTGGCGTTGCACCGGAGTACGCCTCGTTCGCCGTGCCGCTGGGTGCGAGTATCAAGATGGACGGCTGCGGAGCCATTTATCCGGCGATCAGCGCCATCTTCGTAGCGCAATACTTCGGCGTCCCGCTCGAGCCGTCGCAGTACTTCGTCATCCTGCTGGCGTCGGTGCTGGGGTCATTCGGCACAGCCGGCGTGCCGGGCACGGCCACGGTCATGGTGACGCTGGTGCTCAGCTCCGCCGGTCTTCCCGTCGAAGGCGTGGGTTATCTGGTCGCCATCGATCGCGTGCTCGACATGATGCGCACGATGACCAACGTCACCGGGCAGATGCTGGTGCCGGTAATCGTGGCCCGCGAAGAAGGCCTGCTGGACCTTTCGGTCTATCGCGGTGGCGAACCTGCGGAGACTTCCGCCGTGCGCGAACGTGTGCCTGGCTGA
- a CDS encoding c-type cytochrome translates to MLRRLCLLLIALPCALQAADLTVKLHGRTITYTDSQLRQRPDVRSIDLPNDVAYHGATHYRAVPLKALLPGLKPTDHLQFVALDGFAAEVPSGVLLNDKGSEALLAIEDPAHPWPNLPGKDVSAGPFYVVWLRPRAAGINPEQWPYQLSTIRQLENAAERFPAMQPGHDASARVQRGFEVFQRICLACHTLNGQGDARLGPDLNAPRSPTEYMQAGYLRQYIRDPQSLRHWPQAKMPGFKAQVLSDTDLDAVIDYLGHMAKQRKP, encoded by the coding sequence ATGCTGCGTCGCCTGTGCCTGCTCCTGATCGCCCTGCCCTGCGCGCTGCAAGCGGCTGATCTGACAGTCAAGTTGCACGGCAGGACGATCACCTACACCGACTCGCAACTGCGCCAGCGTCCGGACGTTCGTTCGATCGACCTTCCCAATGACGTCGCCTACCACGGCGCGACCCACTATCGCGCCGTTCCCTTGAAAGCCCTTTTGCCCGGGCTCAAGCCGACCGATCACCTGCAGTTCGTCGCCCTGGATGGTTTTGCGGCAGAGGTGCCGTCCGGCGTGCTCTTGAATGACAAGGGGTCAGAAGCCCTGCTTGCGATCGAAGACCCGGCGCATCCCTGGCCGAACTTGCCCGGAAAGGATGTCAGCGCCGGCCCCTTCTACGTCGTCTGGCTTCGCCCGCGCGCGGCGGGCATCAATCCCGAACAGTGGCCGTATCAGTTATCGACGATTCGCCAGCTCGAGAACGCGGCGGAACGTTTTCCGGCGATGCAACCGGGACACGATGCCTCAGCCCGCGTGCAGCGCGGATTCGAAGTGTTCCAGCGAATCTGCCTTGCTTGCCACACCCTCAACGGACAAGGCGATGCGCGCCTCGGGCCCGATCTCAATGCCCCGCGCAGCCCCACCGAGTACATGCAGGCCGGTTACCTGCGTCAGTACATTCGAGACCCGCAGTCGCTGAGGCATTGGCCCCAGGCGAAGATGCCGGGCTTCAAGGCGCAGGTGCTCAGCGATACGGACCTCGATGCCGTGATCGACTATCTCGGCCACATGGCAAAGCAACGCAAGCCCTGA
- the pncB gene encoding nicotinate phosphoribosyltransferase produces the protein MIITSLLDTDLYKFSMMQVVLHHYPASQVEYRFKCRNPGVDLVPYIDEIRDELHGLCSLRFTEDELEYLRSWRFIKSDFVDFLGLFQLNAKYVSIEPAASGNGEIEIRIEGPWLHTILFEVPLLSIINEVYFRNQHPQLDLAEGRRRLREKIALLRDTPGFTDCKIADYGSRRRFSREWHGEVVATLRDGLGPQLAGTSNVWLAWKMGLTPLGTLAHEYLQAHQALGPRLRDSQVAALETWAKEYRGDLGIALSDVYGLSAFLRDFDMYFCKLFDGTRHDSGDPFAWGERVLAHYRANRVDPRNKVLVFSDGLDLPKVMELYRHFEGRCQLAFGVGTNLTNDVGPTPLNIVIKMIRCNGQPVAKLSDSPGKNMCEDPAYVAYLRQVFDIPVPSDEAA, from the coding sequence ATGATCATTACTTCGCTACTCGACACTGACCTCTACAAGTTCTCCATGATGCAGGTCGTCCTGCATCACTATCCGGCGTCGCAGGTCGAGTACCGCTTCAAATGCCGCAACCCGGGTGTCGACCTGGTGCCCTATATCGACGAGATCCGCGACGAGCTGCATGGCTTGTGCAGCCTGCGTTTCACCGAAGATGAACTCGAGTACCTGCGCAGCTGGCGTTTCATCAAGAGTGACTTCGTCGATTTCCTGGGCTTGTTCCAGCTCAACGCCAAGTACGTAAGCATCGAACCGGCGGCCAGTGGCAACGGCGAAATCGAGATCCGCATCGAGGGGCCCTGGCTGCATACGATCCTGTTCGAGGTGCCGCTACTGTCGATCATCAACGAGGTGTACTTCCGCAACCAGCATCCTCAGCTGGACCTGGCCGAAGGCCGGCGCCGCTTGCGCGAGAAAATTGCGCTGCTGCGGGATACCCCGGGATTCACCGACTGCAAGATTGCGGACTACGGTTCGCGTCGCCGGTTCTCCAGGGAATGGCATGGCGAGGTGGTTGCCACGCTGCGTGATGGTCTGGGCCCGCAACTGGCCGGCACGAGCAACGTCTGGCTGGCCTGGAAGATGGGGCTTACGCCACTGGGCACGCTCGCGCACGAGTACCTCCAGGCGCATCAGGCGCTCGGGCCGCGCCTGCGCGACTCACAGGTGGCCGCGCTGGAGACCTGGGCCAAGGAATATCGCGGCGATCTGGGTATCGCGCTTTCCGATGTTTACGGCCTGAGTGCTTTCCTGCGCGATTTCGACATGTACTTCTGCAAGCTGTTCGACGGTACCCGACACGACTCCGGCGATCCGTTTGCGTGGGGCGAACGCGTGCTGGCGCATTACCGCGCCAATCGCGTCGATCCGCGCAACAAGGTCCTCGTTTTCAGCGATGGCCTGGATTTGCCCAAGGTGATGGAGCTTTATCGTCATTTCGAGGGTCGCTGCCAGCTGGCGTTCGGCGTCGGCACCAATCTCACCAATGACGTCGGTCCGACGCCACTGAACATCGTGATCAAGATGATTCGCTGCAATGGTCAGCCGGTGGCCAAGCTCAGCGATTCACCCGGCAAGAACATGTGCGAAGACCCGGCTTATGTCGCCTATCTGCGGCAGGTTTTCGACATCCCTGTGCCGTCGGATGAGGCGGCATGA